Within the Stegostoma tigrinum isolate sSteTig4 chromosome 35, sSteTig4.hap1, whole genome shotgun sequence genome, the region tatcggtgaggctgttgacttgcttgttgagctggctggttatagttcagacgtttcatcaccacactaggtaacatcattagacCGGCCTCTTCGCAAATAGGACAGATAAGACAAATGAGTCAAGAAGGCAGAGaactctctgaagggtctagacccgaaatgtcagcttttgtgctcctgagatgttgcttggcctactgtgttcatccagctccacactggtcGATGTGTTCTTTTATTTAAAACTGTGGATTTAATTCTCATTTTCAATGGAATTTTCAGCAGACTTATCCTGATTTTCAATTGTATTTTCTCAGACAATAACTGAAATCCTGTGCTGTTAAATTTTAGACCCTGGGAGGTTTTAGCTGTCAGTTGACCTAACCCTTCCTTCTTCAGGCACAGCTCAAAGGTCTCTTCATGGACAGacaatccacacagacacatcctGAGGTAAAATACAGCTGTGGCCATTGAGGAAGGGTTTGTGACACCACCTTCACTCTTAAAGATCAGTTAACAGTTTGGAAGGACATCTATTTTACTGCcaattcacagcatcccaccgaTTGTCAAATCCGAGGGCATCCCAAGTTAAATTCTGTTACGGTCCTATTCTGTATTCCTGTTCCTGGCAAGTCAGCCCAGTGGCATGTTTGACTCCTGCCTGGTCACTCAAACCTTGCTTTGCCACTGAGGAAAAAGTGTTTTAAACCTTTATCTGAAGCAGTGCGTTTAAAAAttacaggaggtggtggtgatatTGCGTGTGTTTTAACGCCGCCCCTCTCAATCCTTCCATCGGTGGGAATCTTTTTTCAAACATCCTCAGTGTTGGGTGTCATAGCTGGCCCGGGATTCCCCACTTAAATCCCAACATCCTGATAATGCGGAAGACAGTTTCAGTTCAGTTAACTGGGCGTGACTTTCTCTCTCGATACGACGGTGAGGACAGAGAAGCCGGGAGTTTCCAACAAGTTGCCAAATATGGACCCGGAAACTGACAATTTCTCATTTCACGCCTCTTCggcccccccccaaaccccctgaAAATGACGAGGCACCATCCGGCGGGACCATATATGGACCGAGGGCGGATTTaaaagggggggggggcgagggagaggggTGTAAAGTGATGTGGGGGAGTTGGTTGGCGCTCTGcccggtgtgtggggtgggggaagaggaagaggaaggagTAGGACTGATGTTAGAGGCGGAGCGGTGTCTGAGTGATGCTTTATAAAACTCCCCAGGAGCAGAGAGCGCGGACTGTAGCAGCTGCACCGAGCCGAGACGGAGCCTTACAGCTCGGATTTGGAAGCAGCTTTCTCTGCCTCCAcgccaccccccaacccccccaaacCACACATCACCCACCGCCCCTCCCCCCCAAGCACCACGATGGACCTGAAGGTGGAAGCCCAGCGGGTGATGGCCGTGGCCCTGGGTAAGATGTACAACTCCCGGCTCCAGAGGGGAGGCGTCCGGCTGCACAGGAGCCTCCTACTGTCGCTGGTGCTGCGCAGCGCCCGGGACATCTACCTCAACGTGCGGGCCGAGCAGCAGCAGCAGGCCGGGGTCATGGAGGTGGAACTCCGGCCTGAAGAGGGGCAGAGAGGAGCCCGCCCGGGAGCGAGTCCCGCAGTAGCGGCGCCGGAGGAGAGCGCCCGGGGCCGGCCTCGGGAATGTATCCATTGCGGCGGAGACAGTGTATCGGGTCCCGGAAGCGGCGGGCTCTCGGTGGGCCCGCCTCCGTGCCCCGGGCAGCGGCCTTTGGGGATAGTAAGGAGCGCGGGGCAGGAGGCGGACAGGAGCCGAAAGCGGAGGAAAGcctgggaggaggaggaggacagggaTTCCGGGTGCCTGCCTGTGAAGAGAGCCCGTCTGGAGAACGGCGAGTGCCGGAGGCCGGCGGAAACCTCCAGCGTCCCCGGCCTGGTGGTCGGCGCGCTCGGCTCCGGCTTCAGCAACATCCTCGGTAACTGCCCCGGGGAGCAGCCGGTGTCCCCGGGCCATATCCGCAGGAACAGAGCGCTGAGTGAGTTAAACAGCTGGCCCCGGGCCATCGTGGCGTATTGAAGCGGCGAGGATCTCCATATTGCAGGAGACACGCTTTGGAAACGGACCGAGAAATGGATTttcgggggtggggtggggggtttggATCGCTCCCTTCCCACCCGTTGGATCCGGCATGGAGAGGCTGGtttgctgagagagagagagcgggaccCTGGGCCGAAGCCAGAGAGGCACCCCCAGGCTGCCGAGCTTCCTGAAGCCGGAGCCAAGCCCCGGGCAGTGACGAGGCGATTAACATCATTAGTTTCACAACAGGATCTCAAGTTTCCTGCTTCAGCTTACAGATTGGAACTGAAACTCAGCCAGGAACTGAGCGCAATCCCCCCGGCAGTTTTCACCCACACCGGGAGGAATTGCACACCAACAGACTGTGTGCACTTTTTATTTCGGTAAATCAAAGCTATTGTCTTGTTTCAGAAATAAGTTTTATATGGAACCTAATGTATTTATAATTTTTTTgaactttttaaataaaacaataaaaagaaaCTAATTCTGATTGGTTCTCCTTGTGATGGATCTGAGTAAAGTTTATAATTAATGTACATTTACAATCTTTCTGGGCTAAGCGCCTTATTTGTGTGTGAGTCGTTCACTGGGTTGGAGATTGGGAAAGGCTTCAATCACTGAATTGCTGCGTTTAGGTTAGGGCAACATGCCTGAATATCCGCTTTGCCCAAACCATATTTTCGAAACCGGaatctctcccattttctccagcTGGCTTTTATGAAGGGGTTATAATGGCATTACAACTCTGCAGGTTAGTATTCGACCTGACCATGAATATTGCTCCCTTGATCTTCAGAACCTGACTGGGACTCGAACACGTAACTCCCTGCTCAGGAGCAGGGTAGCTCCCTCTGCACCACATGACCTCACCCGTAGCACCTTAAGGCCTCTGaaggggtgattttttttttccccctgaagtGTGCTGTTCTAGAATGTGGCACTCGATGTGCATGCAAAAACCTCCCACGATCAGCCATAACCGGATAGTCTGTGTTAAATGATTTTTGAGGGATAACTATGGGTCAGGGCCCTGCTTTATAACTAGTATTCAggaatgtgtgtgggtggggcgAAATGGTGTATCTGCATGTTATTTGCAAGGctgtacctctgacagtgcagcactcccacagtacttGTATAATGTAGCATCCTTCCAGAGAGCAGAACACTGGACTCTGATGTGAGGAGGTGGTTGAGAGGCTTGAAGGATATTCCTGTGAAAACCACTTCAGGATTGGAAGGAAAACCTCCATGGGTCAGTGAAGCTGATGGATTCTTCATGAGTCATTATTCTCTGTGGTTGGTGATTCTATTGTAAGTCAGCTGCTATTAAACATCTCTGTCACCTACTCCAATATGAAGAAGGAAAGGCAGATATTGATGTGGGCGCAAAGACCATAGATAGCATTGCCTGACACCAGAACTAATCTCAttatcacagataacaaagtgtagagctggatgaacaccgcagg harbors:
- the LOC125447438 gene encoding immediate early response gene 2 protein-like, with protein sequence MDLKVEAQRVMAVALGKMYNSRLQRGGVRLHRSLLLSLVLRSARDIYLNVRAEQQQQAGVMEVELRPEEGQRGARPGASPAVAAPEESARGRPRECIHCGGDSVSGPGSGGLSVGPPPCPGQRPLGIVRSAGQEADRSRKRRKAWEEEEDRDSGCLPVKRARLENGECRRPAETSSVPGLVVGALGSGFSNILGNCPGEQPVSPGHIRRNRALSELNSWPRAIVAY